Proteins found in one Spirochaetota bacterium genomic segment:
- the murI gene encoding glutamate racemase, protein MDDRPVGIFDSGVGGLTVCKAIRDLLPSENIVYFGDTLRFPYGTRSIDTVIRYSREITDYLVSRGVKIIVVACNTSSAAALETLKNEFPLPVIGVIEAGARAACARACGGTVGIIGTRATVNSGSYVREIQKLSPGMKVVQQHATLFVSLTEEGWIDDEITRLAARRYLQEMYDGGVRNLILGCTHFPLLKKAITDVFPGMDLIDTGVEIAREVSAILKEKSLENREGRGDIELYASDLTDTIQRLKSVFFGDNGSEIKKLVIPG, encoded by the coding sequence ATGGATGACCGTCCCGTGGGTATATTCGACTCCGGGGTCGGGGGGCTGACCGTCTGCAAGGCGATAAGGGATCTCCTGCCGTCGGAGAACATCGTCTATTTCGGCGACACCCTGCGCTTCCCGTACGGCACCCGCTCGATCGACACCGTAATCCGCTACTCCCGCGAGATTACGGATTACCTGGTATCGCGCGGCGTCAAAATCATCGTCGTCGCCTGCAACACCTCCTCGGCCGCGGCGCTGGAGACCTTGAAGAATGAATTTCCCCTGCCCGTCATCGGCGTCATAGAGGCCGGGGCACGCGCCGCGTGCGCCCGCGCGTGCGGGGGGACCGTCGGCATCATTGGAACGCGCGCCACGGTGAACAGCGGCTCGTACGTACGCGAGATACAAAAGCTTTCCCCCGGCATGAAGGTCGTCCAGCAGCACGCGACCCTCTTCGTATCGCTCACCGAAGAGGGATGGATAGATGACGAGATCACCCGTCTCGCCGCCAGACGCTACCTGCAGGAGATGTACGACGGTGGTGTCCGCAACCTCATCCTGGGATGCACGCATTTTCCGCTTCTGAAAAAGGCCATCACCGACGTTTTTCCCGGCATGGATCTCATCGATACGGGCGTCGAGATCGCCCGCGAGGTAAGCGCCATCCTGAAGGAAAAAAGCCTTGAAAATCGGGAAGGCCGCGGTGATATTGAGTTGTACGCCTCGGACCTTACCGACACCATTCAGCGGCTCAAGTCCGTGTTTTTCGGTGACAACGGTTCAGAGATAAAAAAACTGGTGATTCCCGGCTGA
- a CDS encoding spiro-SPASM protein, translating into MKVDALLYIEDGLADADLAVAGEFVPDTLRNALLTLGVFAAVHVTAPASYSGALAGTPGFSVRSDRDDVAFWKRLFAETGADHIALVYADSPLLDPEIIRDMLGVHLRYLAEFTYSENLPRGYSCEIISHELVKSVPESDGTMLPLSEVVRSNINQFDVELYYRDPDIREKRLSFRSGDRRERRIIENILSITGKKPSYAEIGDIITANPQALHVGPSYLEIELTGRCDLDCVFCFRKKLSAERGDMQTSVFERLIEGLASFGLPYSLCFGGSGEPLMHGSFFELTSRALCEPLLKNLILETNGLLAGENFASFVRSAGDGRLRVIVNLNAIDPATYAALHGADHFERVHRNVLALREALPAKESLYVQILKINETEPFLDRYYDAWEKNGVAIILQKQNTYLGMIQDRRYSDLSPLERIPCWHLQRDCYVLSSGAVAFCRQDVDGASARGTLANETLQAVWEKSRESFVRDYKGELSSRPDCRSCDEWYTFNL; encoded by the coding sequence TTGAAAGTCGATGCCCTGCTGTACATAGAAGACGGCCTCGCCGACGCCGACCTTGCCGTGGCCGGGGAATTCGTCCCCGACACGCTGCGGAACGCGCTTCTTACACTTGGCGTATTCGCCGCAGTCCACGTAACCGCGCCCGCGTCGTATTCCGGCGCTCTTGCCGGCACGCCCGGCTTCAGCGTCAGGAGCGACCGCGACGACGTCGCCTTCTGGAAACGCCTCTTCGCCGAAACCGGGGCGGACCATATCGCGCTCGTTTACGCCGACTCGCCGTTACTCGATCCCGAAATCATACGGGACATGCTCGGCGTTCACCTTCGCTATCTGGCCGAGTTCACCTATTCCGAGAACCTCCCGCGCGGATACTCCTGTGAGATCATCTCGCACGAGCTCGTCAAATCGGTGCCGGAATCCGACGGCACCATGCTTCCGCTCTCCGAGGTCGTCCGCTCGAATATCAACCAGTTCGACGTGGAGCTCTATTATCGCGATCCCGACATCAGGGAAAAACGCCTCTCATTCCGCTCGGGCGACCGGCGCGAACGGCGCATCATTGAAAATATCCTCTCCATCACAGGCAAAAAGCCCTCCTATGCGGAGATCGGGGACATAATCACCGCGAACCCTCAGGCGCTTCACGTCGGACCGTCATATCTCGAAATAGAGCTGACCGGGCGGTGCGATCTCGACTGCGTATTCTGCTTTCGGAAAAAGCTCTCCGCCGAGCGCGGGGATATGCAGACAAGTGTTTTTGAGCGGCTTATCGAGGGGCTTGCATCCTTCGGCCTCCCTTACTCACTCTGTTTCGGGGGTTCCGGAGAGCCGCTCATGCACGGATCGTTCTTCGAGCTTACATCGCGCGCCCTGTGCGAACCGCTCCTTAAAAATCTCATCCTCGAGACAAACGGTCTTCTCGCCGGGGAGAACTTCGCCTCCTTCGTCCGATCGGCCGGCGACGGGAGGCTCCGCGTTATCGTCAACCTGAACGCGATCGACCCGGCGACCTACGCGGCGCTCCACGGGGCGGATCACTTCGAGCGGGTGCACCGCAACGTACTCGCGCTCAGGGAGGCCCTGCCCGCGAAAGAAAGCCTCTATGTGCAGATACTTAAAATCAATGAAACCGAGCCCTTCCTGGACCGCTATTACGACGCCTGGGAAAAGAACGGCGTTGCGATCATCCTACAGAAGCAAAACACCTATCTCGGTATGATCCAGGACCGTCGCTACAGCGACCTCTCTCCGCTCGAGCGGATTCCCTGCTGGCACCTTCAGCGAGACTGCTACGTCCTCTCAAGCGGCGCCGTCGCCTTCTGCAGGCAGGACGTCGACGGCGCTTCAGCACGCGGCACGCTCGCGAACGAGACGCTCCAGGCCGTCTGGGAAAAGTCGCGGGAATCGTTCGTGCGTGACTATAAGGGCGAACTGTCCTCCCGGCCCGATTGCCGCTCCTGCGACGAGTGGTATACCTTCAACCTCTAA
- a CDS encoding ATP-binding protein, which yields MALTGGLALFLATNVVVLPLIWLASSLVLFRRLPSFNEVVLLWVILSVVSPVAIWIYRKKAGEMRASIEDLSYEIRWKNLMMEYTDEIFVVLNMFGQIVAFNRNFDNLVGVPKGELVGKPLRQILDRSFFEKDSHLGYILLDRFRDVFWGNEADFTCPLRDCSSGEIRTVSFRMIPILKEGELQNILVTGRQVSDDNLTSLFLERETSHYVMDNNLTLLYSLSYRLTRNLQRYLNRGQVYLVQMALQEVLINAVEHGNLEIDFDRKTELKKRKGNYWDVVITESDRDLLKNRKVHVSYVLDENKVVYTVRDEGRGFDWRKYLGDVPVSIGEQLLENFHGVGLHLVRNVFHVSFNEDGREVTLTRYFDRRSA from the coding sequence ATGGCCTTGACCGGCGGTCTCGCCCTTTTCCTGGCGACCAATGTCGTCGTGCTTCCCCTGATTTGGCTCGCGTCCTCGCTGGTGCTTTTTCGCCGGCTCCCTTCTTTTAATGAAGTGGTGCTGCTGTGGGTCATTCTTTCGGTCGTATCACCCGTGGCGATCTGGATTTACCGGAAAAAGGCCGGCGAAATGCGGGCCTCGATCGAGGACCTGAGCTATGAGATCAGGTGGAAAAATCTGATGATGGAGTATACCGACGAGATCTTCGTGGTGCTCAACATGTTCGGCCAGATCGTCGCGTTCAACCGGAACTTCGACAATCTCGTCGGCGTTCCGAAAGGAGAGCTCGTCGGAAAGCCCCTGCGGCAGATACTCGACCGGAGTTTTTTCGAAAAGGACTCACACCTCGGATACATCCTGCTCGACCGCTTCAGGGACGTGTTCTGGGGAAACGAGGCCGATTTCACCTGCCCGCTGCGGGACTGTTCCAGCGGGGAGATACGCACCGTAAGCTTTCGCATGATTCCCATTTTGAAGGAAGGAGAACTCCAGAACATACTGGTAACGGGCCGCCAGGTGTCGGACGATAACCTGACAAGTCTGTTCCTGGAACGCGAAACGAGCCACTATGTAATGGACAACAACCTAACGCTGCTGTACAGCCTGTCATACCGGCTTACGCGTAACCTTCAGCGATACCTGAACCGTGGCCAGGTTTACCTGGTGCAGATGGCTCTGCAGGAGGTCCTTATCAATGCCGTGGAGCATGGGAACCTTGAAATAGATTTCGATAGAAAGACGGAATTGAAAAAGAGAAAGGGAAATTACTGGGACGTCGTAATCACCGAGTCGGACCGGGATTTGCTGAAAAACAGGAAGGTACATGTGTCCTACGTGCTCGACGAAAACAAGGTTGTGTACACCGTCCGCGACGAAGGGCGTGGTTTCGACTGGAGGAAATATCTCGGCGATGTCCCGGTTAGTATCGGAGAGCAACTGCTTGAGAATTTTCACGGTGTGGGGCTTCATCTCGTGCGGAATGTTTTTCATGTTTCCTTCAACGAGGATGGCCGGGAGGTGACGCTGACGCGTTATTTCGACAGGAGGAGCGCGTAA
- a CDS encoding AMP-binding protein, whose translation MDKEHLALMIFDRIDKFGGRTAMRYRSPSGLKDITWYSLGEQIMSIAKALIESGINEGDRIGIYAPNCPEWHLADFAIAAVGAVSVPVFSGHSTEQLEYIVNSAGIKLLFVGDEERYNRAMTFYLSSDYLQRVIIFSRLAAHTAVAQNQSLADFLEMGRKSKREKDVRNRLSHASSDDYASIIYTPGTMGEPKGVILTHANFFHQVKSLAKLFPLMETDTSLCYLPLSRALERTWSYFILSRGAVNCYCDDHRMAWEYMLDVQPTCMAAPPSFYQKLYASIQESMAADSPLRQAMSRWAIDTGAVLARYMLEMRPYTRGLRLRHRLTALILREKILRFVGRRVRFLICGGVALPRKIEELFYAAGVQIYQGYGLTESASFVAINSPGNFMFGTAGKPLDQCEVRISDQGEILARGPNIMAGYYKVRGDTFDAFDEERWLRTGDLGVFENGFLRYFGRKTA comes from the coding sequence ATGGACAAAGAACATCTTGCGCTGATGATCTTCGATCGAATCGACAAGTTCGGCGGCAGGACGGCGATGCGCTACCGTTCACCATCGGGCTTGAAGGACATCACCTGGTATAGCCTGGGCGAACAGATCATGAGTATCGCCAAGGCCCTGATAGAGTCGGGCATCAACGAGGGCGACCGGATCGGAATTTACGCGCCGAACTGCCCCGAATGGCACCTCGCCGATTTCGCGATCGCCGCAGTCGGCGCCGTTTCCGTCCCCGTTTTCAGCGGCCATTCGACGGAACAGCTCGAGTATATCGTCAACAGCGCCGGCATCAAGCTCCTCTTCGTTGGAGACGAGGAACGATACAACAGGGCGATGACCTTCTACCTCTCGTCGGATTACCTGCAGCGAGTCATCATTTTCAGCCGGCTCGCCGCGCACACCGCCGTGGCGCAAAACCAGTCGCTTGCGGATTTCCTCGAAATGGGCCGAAAATCAAAGCGGGAGAAAGACGTCCGTAACCGTCTTTCGCATGCCTCGAGCGACGATTACGCCAGCATCATCTATACGCCGGGCACCATGGGCGAGCCGAAGGGGGTAATCCTCACTCACGCCAACTTCTTCCATCAGGTCAAGTCACTCGCGAAGCTCTTTCCCCTGATGGAAACGGATACTTCTCTCTGTTACCTCCCGCTCAGCCGCGCGCTCGAGCGTACGTGGTCGTATTTCATTCTGAGCCGCGGCGCTGTCAACTGCTACTGCGACGACCATCGCATGGCATGGGAGTACATGCTCGATGTCCAGCCTACCTGTATGGCCGCGCCCCCGTCATTTTACCAGAAGCTCTACGCCTCCATACAGGAGAGCATGGCCGCGGATTCACCCCTGCGGCAGGCGATGAGCCGCTGGGCAATCGACACCGGAGCAGTCCTGGCGCGCTACATGCTCGAAATGCGGCCGTATACGCGCGGATTGCGCCTCCGCCACCGGCTGACCGCACTCATCCTCCGGGAGAAAATACTGCGCTTTGTAGGAAGGCGCGTACGCTTCCTGATCTGTGGCGGCGTGGCTCTTCCCCGGAAGATCGAGGAGCTTTTTTACGCGGCCGGTGTCCAGATATACCAGGGCTACGGCCTTACGGAATCGGCTTCATTTGTCGCGATCAACTCGCCGGGGAATTTCATGTTTGGCACCGCCGGCAAACCGCTCGACCAGTGTGAGGTCCGGATATCCGATCAGGGGGAGATCCTTGCGCGCGGGCCCAACATAATGGCCGGTTACTACAAGGTTAGAGGCGACACCTTTGACGCTTTCGACGAGGAACGGTGGCTGCGGACGGGAGACCTGGGCGTTTTCGAGAACGGCTTCCTGCGCTATTTCGGCCGAAAAACTGCTTGA
- a CDS encoding peptidylprolyl isomerase, with protein MKITKHIALFALIVFASTPASYSWEPFDRVIAVVNDRPIVESEVAGRLIRLQQKKNVPRNRLAYERSRLLDRFIEDSIVLQEAEQQSIVVSDEKVTNHIKKLMGRMNIASMDDFKKRVEKVENVPFDEYREDVRKSLITEQVMSLAIGVTPPSRREAMDWYNANRVKLGFEVNVKHILIRPKNASLGEEKRVIAEINALRQRIARGESFEQLAAAHSEDPGTSRKGGAIGWMSLAELDPYFANQVFQMKDGQLSGAIKSGFGYHLVKFLGKRPVTFDSVEDRIVSMLFQQKLDEQFAKWVVQRRRESEVRIYMEDYVKA; from the coding sequence ATGAAAATAACGAAGCATATCGCTCTCTTCGCGCTCATCGTATTCGCCTCGACCCCCGCTTCCTATTCGTGGGAGCCCTTCGACAGGGTCATCGCCGTCGTCAACGACAGGCCCATCGTCGAAAGCGAGGTGGCGGGCAGGCTAATTCGCCTTCAACAGAAAAAGAACGTTCCGCGAAACCGGCTCGCCTACGAGAGGAGCAGGCTGCTCGACCGGTTCATCGAGGACTCCATAGTTCTCCAGGAGGCCGAACAGCAGTCCATCGTCGTCAGCGACGAGAAGGTGACCAATCATATTAAAAAACTCATGGGCCGCATGAACATTGCCTCGATGGACGATTTCAAGAAGCGTGTTGAAAAGGTCGAGAACGTCCCTTTCGACGAATACAGGGAGGATGTCCGCAAATCCCTCATCACCGAACAGGTTATGTCGCTGGCCATCGGAGTGACTCCCCCCTCCCGCAGGGAGGCCATGGACTGGTACAACGCCAATAGGGTCAAACTCGGCTTCGAAGTCAACGTGAAACATATTCTCATTCGGCCCAAAAACGCCTCGCTCGGAGAGGAAAAGCGCGTGATCGCCGAGATCAACGCGCTTCGCCAGCGCATTGCCCGCGGCGAATCCTTCGAACAGCTTGCCGCCGCGCACTCCGAGGACCCGGGTACCTCCCGGAAGGGAGGAGCGATCGGGTGGATGTCGCTTGCGGAACTCGACCCCTATTTCGCCAACCAGGTTTTCCAGATGAAGGACGGCCAGCTCTCGGGCGCCATCAAATCCGGTTTCGGATACCACCTGGTCAAATTCCTGGGCAAGAGGCCCGTAACCTTCGACTCGGTCGAGGACAGGATCGTCAGCATGCTTTTTCAGCAGAAGCTCGACGAGCAGTTCGCAAAATGGGTGGTGCAGCGCCGCAGGGAATCCGAGGTTCGAATCTACATGGAAGACTACGTAAAGGCGTAG
- the cimA gene encoding citramalate synthase, with the protein MKSKADKNGIIIYDTTLRDGAQTFGISFSLHDKIRIAREIDRIGIDYIEGGWPGSNPKDDIFFSEIRKTDIGHARIAAFGSTIRPRTKAKDDRLLQALAGSGADTITIVAKTWDFHVTGALGITLEENLALINDTVAYLKDLGFEVFLDAEHFFDGHRANPGFALSAIAKAEEAGADMLVLCDTNGGTLPHEIEAVTRAVVQSVKSPVGVHFHNDAGVAVANSIAAVMSGARSVQGTINGYGERCGNCDLTSFIPNLVLKMGRTCAAASSLAHLTEVSRYVSEIANLAHNERAPYVGDNAFAHKGGIHVSALKKDASTYEHLDPALVGNRRKVLVSELAGKSNIEFKAKELGIELKEGLALPAKILRQIKTLEDQGFQFEAAEGSFELIIRKATGEYIPFFNLRGFRVITEKDENNVLTCEATIKVEVEGTVEHTAANGVGPVEALDNALRKALEKFYPEIAEIQLTDYKVRVLDEKAGTGAQVRVLIDQKRRASHWGTVGVSQNIIEASWQALVDGIEYMLYKKKMTGERKTGDG; encoded by the coding sequence ATGAAATCAAAAGCTGACAAAAACGGAATCATCATCTACGACACCACCCTCAGGGACGGTGCGCAGACCTTCGGCATCTCGTTCTCCCTGCACGACAAGATCCGTATAGCCCGCGAAATCGACCGCATCGGGATCGATTACATCGAAGGCGGATGGCCTGGTTCAAATCCCAAGGACGACATCTTTTTTTCGGAAATTCGAAAGACCGATATCGGCCACGCCAGGATTGCCGCATTCGGCTCGACCATCCGTCCGCGCACAAAGGCAAAGGACGACCGGCTTCTGCAGGCGCTGGCAGGGTCGGGAGCCGATACCATCACCATCGTCGCGAAGACCTGGGACTTCCACGTCACCGGCGCGCTCGGCATCACCTTGGAGGAGAATCTCGCGCTCATCAACGACACGGTGGCCTATCTGAAAGACCTTGGCTTCGAGGTCTTTCTCGACGCCGAGCATTTTTTCGACGGCCACCGGGCCAATCCCGGTTTCGCACTTTCGGCCATCGCGAAGGCCGAAGAGGCGGGCGCCGACATGCTCGTACTCTGCGACACCAACGGCGGCACGCTCCCCCACGAGATCGAGGCGGTGACGCGGGCCGTCGTTCAGTCGGTAAAGTCGCCCGTCGGCGTCCATTTCCATAACGATGCCGGGGTCGCCGTCGCCAACTCCATCGCGGCCGTGATGTCCGGCGCCCGATCGGTGCAGGGCACCATAAACGGATACGGAGAGCGCTGCGGCAACTGCGACCTGACATCCTTCATCCCCAACCTGGTGCTCAAGATGGGCCGCACCTGCGCCGCCGCGTCCTCGCTCGCTCACCTCACCGAGGTGAGCCGATATGTCAGCGAGATCGCCAATCTCGCGCACAACGAGCGCGCCCCCTATGTCGGCGACAACGCCTTCGCCCACAAGGGCGGCATACACGTTTCGGCCCTGAAAAAAGACGCCTCGACTTACGAGCACCTCGATCCCGCGCTGGTCGGCAACAGGAGGAAGGTGCTGGTGTCCGAGCTCGCTGGAAAGAGCAACATCGAATTCAAGGCGAAGGAGCTGGGTATAGAACTCAAAGAGGGCCTGGCGCTTCCGGCAAAAATCCTCAGGCAGATCAAGACCCTCGAAGACCAGGGGTTCCAGTTCGAGGCCGCCGAGGGCTCGTTCGAGCTCATCATCCGCAAGGCCACCGGCGAATACATCCCGTTTTTCAACCTCAGGGGCTTTCGGGTAATCACCGAAAAGGACGAGAATAACGTGCTGACCTGCGAGGCGACCATCAAGGTCGAGGTGGAGGGCACCGTCGAACACACGGCGGCCAACGGCGTCGGTCCGGTCGAGGCGCTTGACAACGCCCTTCGCAAGGCGCTCGAGAAGTTCTACCCGGAGATCGCGGAGATACAGCTCACCGACTACAAGGTGCGAGTCCTCGACGAAAAGGCCGGCACCGGCGCCCAGGTGCGGGTGCTCATCGACCAGAAGCGCCGCGCCTCCCACTGGGGCACGGTCGGCGTTTCGCAAAACATCATCGAGGCGTCGTGGCAGGCGCTCGTGGACGGCATCGAATACATGCTCTATAAAAAGAAAATGACCGGCGAACGGAAAACCGGCGATGGATGA
- a CDS encoding alpha/beta fold hydrolase produces MKKTSGFVKGVTKLALQALIKATNADIRTHGDENLPAGPAVYVVNHFTRMETFFLPYIIEKAAGMDLFALAHVDFFSGGFGKYLEKLGAISTRDPERDRKMIGGLLRGDHSCMIFPEGQMVKDKKLVERGKFMIYNAGIRRPPHTGAGLLALRAEFYRAKLRHFLETGYTEGVNEYMAHFEIASREKAVESAQIESVIIPVNITYFPIRARNNIVNRLAHLFVEKLPDRIEEELEVEGTMLSEGVDIDINFGPPIAPGAYLSGRRYDRRVHDHALYISGEETKSALQFGREALALMQRYMESIYGMTTVNHDHVFAYLLEKYRRKRIDVQDFKNRAFLAIDRVQGHPMQSAHTSLSLKQRYLLTGDAHGRFESFMDAAKSDGLVVEDGKAIYKNRERFSRPYEFHDIRRDNIVEVLKNEIEPLGAVASALDSVMRLPSCLVRRKIRKRFLELDRDVFESDYEKYYLDGESKPRNIGRPFFLKRFFGRRGILLIHGYMAAPEEVRALGEYLYRAGYTVYGVRLRGHGTAPEDLASRKWEEWYESANRGLIVLKNTVKKIAVAGFSTGAGVALFQAINRPDAFRGVVSINAPLKVNNIGSRLASTVVLWNSFLNKLRVGRGKMEYVKNEPENRHINYFRNPISGVAELEKFMDVVEKRLKNLHVPALIVQGSKDPVVNPASGIEIFDLIGGTDKELCRLYAERHGIVNGEGSQRVFRRVERFLSEVMC; encoded by the coding sequence ATGAAGAAGACCTCTGGTTTTGTAAAGGGAGTAACCAAGCTCGCGCTGCAGGCCCTGATCAAGGCGACCAATGCCGATATCCGCACTCACGGGGATGAGAACCTGCCCGCCGGACCGGCGGTGTACGTCGTGAACCATTTCACGCGGATGGAGACCTTTTTTCTTCCGTACATCATCGAAAAGGCGGCTGGGATGGACCTGTTCGCACTTGCCCACGTTGACTTTTTCAGCGGCGGCTTCGGAAAATACCTCGAGAAGCTCGGGGCGATTTCGACGCGCGACCCCGAACGCGACCGGAAGATGATAGGCGGGCTGCTTCGGGGGGACCACTCGTGTATGATCTTCCCCGAAGGCCAGATGGTAAAGGACAAAAAGCTCGTCGAGCGCGGCAAGTTCATGATCTACAACGCGGGGATCCGCCGCCCGCCGCACACGGGCGCGGGACTTCTGGCGCTGCGGGCCGAGTTCTATCGGGCGAAGCTCAGGCATTTTCTCGAAACCGGTTACACCGAGGGCGTGAATGAATACATGGCGCATTTCGAAATAGCTTCGCGCGAAAAGGCGGTCGAGAGCGCGCAAATCGAAAGCGTTATAATACCCGTCAATATCACTTATTTCCCGATACGCGCCCGGAACAACATCGTCAACAGGCTGGCCCACCTTTTCGTGGAAAAACTCCCCGACCGTATAGAGGAGGAGCTTGAAGTTGAAGGGACGATGCTCAGCGAGGGGGTCGATATCGACATCAACTTCGGGCCGCCCATAGCCCCGGGCGCGTACCTGTCGGGAAGAAGGTACGACCGACGGGTGCATGACCACGCGCTCTATATTTCCGGGGAGGAGACGAAGAGCGCACTCCAATTCGGGCGGGAGGCGCTCGCGCTTATGCAGCGCTATATGGAGTCGATATACGGTATGACCACGGTTAACCACGACCACGTCTTCGCCTACCTTCTCGAGAAATACAGGAGAAAGCGGATCGACGTGCAGGATTTCAAGAATCGGGCGTTTCTGGCGATCGACCGGGTGCAGGGACATCCGATGCAATCGGCGCACACCTCGCTTTCACTCAAACAGCGCTACCTCCTTACGGGAGATGCGCACGGGCGCTTCGAGAGCTTTATGGACGCGGCGAAATCGGACGGGCTTGTTGTCGAGGACGGGAAGGCCATCTATAAAAACCGCGAGCGCTTCTCGCGGCCGTACGAGTTCCACGACATACGCCGGGACAATATCGTCGAGGTGCTTAAAAACGAGATCGAACCGCTTGGGGCCGTCGCCTCGGCCCTCGATTCGGTTATGAGACTTCCGTCGTGCCTGGTCCGTAGAAAAATCAGGAAGCGGTTTCTCGAGCTGGACCGAGACGTTTTCGAAAGCGATTACGAAAAATATTACCTCGACGGCGAGAGCAAGCCCCGGAACATCGGCAGGCCGTTTTTTTTAAAACGGTTTTTCGGCCGCAGGGGCATTCTTCTCATCCACGGCTATATGGCGGCGCCCGAGGAGGTCCGCGCGCTCGGCGAGTACCTGTACCGGGCGGGATACACGGTGTACGGCGTGCGTCTGCGGGGCCATGGCACCGCCCCCGAGGACCTCGCCTCGAGGAAGTGGGAAGAATGGTACGAGTCGGCGAATCGCGGCCTGATCGTGCTGAAAAACACCGTAAAAAAAATAGCGGTGGCGGGATTCTCGACCGGGGCGGGCGTGGCGCTCTTCCAGGCGATCAACAGGCCGGATGCATTCAGGGGTGTTGTTTCGATCAACGCTCCGCTCAAGGTCAACAACATCGGTTCGCGCCTGGCCTCGACGGTGGTGCTGTGGAACAGCTTTCTGAATAAACTGCGCGTTGGCCGGGGAAAGATGGAGTACGTGAAGAACGAACCGGAGAACCGCCATATAAACTATTTCCGAAACCCGATAAGCGGGGTCGCCGAGCTCGAAAAATTCATGGATGTCGTCGAGAAACGGCTGAAAAACCTTCATGTTCCCGCGCTCATCGTGCAGGGATCGAAGGACCCGGTGGTGAACCCGGCGAGCGGTATCGAGATCTTCGATCTGATCGGGGGCACCGACAAGGAGCTCTGCAGGCTCTATGCCGAACGGCACGGCATAGTGAACGGCGAGGGCTCGCAGAGAGTATTCCGGCGCGTGGAGAGGTTTCTGAGCGAGGTGATGTGCTGA
- a CDS encoding glycosyltransferase family protein, giving the protein MVVNGVVNGRKLKPRVTAVIQARMRSKRLPGKAMLELAGSPMLAHVIDRAQRIEGVEGVVVATSIGEENAPIIELARSMSAGVFVGSIDNVLERYYLSALEFGGDYIVRVTGDNPFTDPEYASMAVEIALESTADLCSLSNLPLGTAVEIIKREALEEAYKQNSKAYHREHVTPYIKEHPELFRIERPAANLRNPHPDLRLTVDTEEDFRLAATLYENLYHGEVFPLADVIQYVKKHPEIISLNAGIGQRSMRHAESGNA; this is encoded by the coding sequence ATGGTTGTAAATGGAGTCGTAAACGGCAGAAAGCTCAAACCGCGCGTTACCGCGGTAATTCAGGCGCGCATGCGGTCAAAGCGCCTTCCCGGAAAGGCGATGCTCGAGCTGGCCGGCAGCCCGATGCTCGCCCATGTCATCGACCGGGCCCAGCGCATCGAGGGCGTCGAGGGCGTCGTCGTGGCCACCAGTATCGGCGAGGAGAACGCGCCCATCATTGAGCTCGCCCGGTCGATGAGCGCGGGCGTCTTCGTGGGATCGATCGACAACGTGCTTGAACGCTATTACCTCTCGGCCCTCGAATTCGGCGGGGACTACATCGTGCGCGTAACCGGTGACAACCCGTTCACCGACCCCGAATATGCATCAATGGCCGTCGAGATAGCGCTCGAATCGACCGCGGACCTCTGCTCTCTCTCCAATTTGCCGCTGGGCACCGCAGTAGAGATCATCAAACGCGAGGCCCTCGAGGAGGCCTATAAGCAGAACAGCAAGGCTTATCACCGCGAACATGTAACCCCGTATATAAAGGAGCACCCCGAGCTCTTTCGTATAGAACGGCCCGCGGCCAACCTCAGGAATCCCCATCCCGACCTGCGCCTCACGGTCGACACCGAAGAGGACTTTCGACTTGCGGCTACGCTCTATGAAAACCTGTATCATGGGGAAGTGTTCCCGCTTGCGGACGTCATACAGTACGTAAAAAAACACCCCGAAATAATTTCGCTTAACGCCGGGATCGGCCAGCGCTCCATGCGGCACGCGGAGAGCGGGAATGCCTGA
- a CDS encoding NUDIX hydrolase, with amino-acid sequence MANAYRNPVPTVDLIIETGRPDGGRGIVLIRRKNPPYGWALPGGFVDYGESLEAAAVREALEETSLRVELVRQFHTYSDPRRDPRGHTISTVFVARATGTPAGADDAAEAAVFSPGEMPADMAFDHGEIIADYLAGRH; translated from the coding sequence ATGGCAAACGCGTATCGTAACCCGGTGCCGACGGTCGATCTAATCATCGAAACAGGGCGCCCGGACGGGGGAAGGGGGATTGTGCTGATCCGCCGCAAAAACCCTCCGTACGGATGGGCGCTGCCGGGGGGCTTCGTCGATTACGGTGAATCGCTCGAGGCGGCGGCGGTACGGGAGGCGCTTGAGGAGACTTCGCTCCGAGTGGAGCTGGTGCGCCAGTTCCACACCTATTCGGACCCGCGGCGCGACCCGCGGGGGCATACCATCAGCACCGTGTTTGTCGCGCGCGCAACGGGAACGCCCGCCGGGGCCGATGACGCGGCCGAGGCGGCGGTGTTTTCTCCCGGTGAAATGCCGGCCGACATGGCGTTCGACCACGGCGAGATCATCGCCGACTACCTGGCGGGCAGGCATTAA